From a single Brassica napus cultivar Da-Ae chromosome C9, Da-Ae, whole genome shotgun sequence genomic region:
- the LOC106355387 gene encoding uncharacterized protein LOC106355387: MALIVTAPPSRFRPPPDPPPRKSPPLEAPSPIDPPEPPDPPDVSLLLALPRSLISSSGPSLQALARILDLKLPLPWMVSKISGGGFPLVSTGDSIFVYRRLLRELLVCVNLELRTIALADDVLMNLTSVGSTVVLFGGLFVASMRSLTAVCSSPTAVCSLAVVCSPLSLREKSIDKVSWMNMIMAGSDYPFVSCLEQSLFPIFPLVWSELDEQASLVLQGSSSQRLLFSAFGAVCVVIWVTLDAIFQEAFETDHAISYGSFL; encoded by the exons ATGGCTCTGATTGTGACTGCTCCTCCGTCACGTTTCAGGCCGCCTCCAGATCCGCCGCCGCGTAAGTCTCCTCCGCTTGAAGCTCCCTCTCCCATCGATCCACCCGAACCGCCAGACCCTCCTGACGTTTCCCTGCTCCTCGCTCTTCCTCGAAGCCTCATCTCCTCCTCCGGTCCGTCTCTCCAAGCTCTTGCCCGAATCTTAGATCTAAAACTTCCTCTTCCATGGATGGTATCTAAGATAAGTGGTGGTGGTTTTCCGCTTGTGTCTACCGGTGATAGTATTTTCGTCTACAGGCGGTTGCTCCGTGAGCTACTTGTCTGTGTGAATTTGGAATTGAGGACCATAGCTTTAGCCGATGATGTACTTATGAACTTAACTTCTGTTGGTTCTACTGTTGTGCTCTTTGGTGGTCTTTTTGTCGCCTCAATGCGATCTCTTACTGCTGTGTGCAGTTCTCCTACTGCTGTGTGCAGTCTTGCTGTTGTATGCAGTCCTCTTTCG TTGAGAGAAAAATCCATTGATAAAGTTAGTTGGATGAATATGATTATGGCGGGTTCAGATTATCCGTTTGTCTCCTGTTTGGAGCAGTCTCTTTTCCCAATATTTCCTCTTGTATGGAGTGAATTGGATGAACAAGCGTCGTTGGTATTGCAAGGATCTTCCTCCCAGCGATTGCTCTTCTCTGCGTTTGGTGCAGTATGTGTGGTCATATGGGTTACACTAGATGCGATCTTCCAAGAAGCTTTTGAGACAGATCATGCGATTTCTTATGGTTcctttttatga
- the LOC106358550 gene encoding AT-hook motif nuclear-localized protein 5 produces the protein MDGREAMAFPGSHPHYYLQRGGAFTNLSPSQVASGLHAPPGMRPMPNPNVYHPLANNPGPQFSMADHRHSGFGHSIHMGMSSSVAVEQQPPPPMVKKKRGRPRKYAPEGQVSLGLSPMPSSSSAVTDPNAPKRARGRPPGTGRKQRLANLGEWMNTSAGLAFAPHVISVEAGEDVVSKVMAFSQQRPRALCIMSGTGTVSSVTLRQPATTEASVTFEGRFEILSLGGSYLVNEGGGPKSRTGGLSVSLSGPEGHVLGGGIGMLIAASLVQVVACSFIYGGVAKPNNTNKTIKQENKPKEEHDNSEMETTPANAPEEAHETPQDFSAQAMSGWPGSGEGSVSGSGRSLDSSRNLLTDIDLTRG, from the exons ATGGACGGGAGAGAAGCAATGGCATTTCCGGGCTCGCATCCTCACTACTATCTCCAGAGAGGAGGAGCCTTCACGAATCTCTCACCTTCCCAGGTCGCGAGTGGACTTCACGCGCCGCCGGGGATGAGGCCGATGCCGAACCCCAACGTTTACCACCCTCTGGCTAACAATCCGGGTCCCCAATTCTCCATGGCTGACCACAGACACTCTGGTTTCGGACACAGCATTCACATGGGGATGTCTTCTTCTGTTGCGGTTGAGCAGCAGCCGCCGCCGCCAATGGTTAAGAAGAAACGTGGAAGGCCGAGGAAGTATGCTCCTGAAGGTCAAGTCTCGTTAGGCCTTTCTCCcatgccttcttcttcttctgcagtGACTGATCCAAATGCTCCTAAGCGAGCCAGAGGTCGTCCTCCTGGAACTGGAAGGAAGCAACGCCTGGCTAATCTTG GTGAGTGGATGAACACTTCGGCTGGACTTGCTTTTGCACCTCATGTCATCAGTGTGGAAGCAGGAGAA GATGTTGTTTCGAAAGTTATGGCGTTCTCACAGCAACGACCTAGGGCTCTTTGTATAATGTCAGGCACCGGAACAGTTTCGTCAGTCACTCTGCGTCAACCCGCTACAACAGAGGCTTCTGTAACATTCGAG GGACGTTTTGAGATTCTAAGTTTAGGCGGATCTTACTTGGTGAATGAAGGTGGTGGACCCAAAAGTAGGACAGGCGGTTTGAGTGTCTCTCTTTCTGGTCCTGAAGGTCATGTTCTTGGCGGTGGGATTGGAATGCTTATTGCAGCCAGCCTCGTTCAG GTGGTGGCTTGTAGTTTTATATACGGAGGAGTTGCAAAGCCTAATAACACTAACAAGACTATCAAACAAGAGAATAAACCAAAGGAAGAGCACGACAACAGCGAAATGGAGACAACACCAGCTAATGCACCAGAAGAAGCTCATGAGACGCCACAGGACTTCTCAGCGCAGGCAATGAGTGGATGGCCTGGTTCAGGGGAAGGTTCAGTCTCAGGCTCAGGCAGATCACTTGACTCTAGCAGAAACTTACTCACCGATATTGACTTGACTCGCGGATGA
- the LOC111213053 gene encoding xyloglucan-specific galacturonosyltransferase 1-like: MSFKKTYTKTLHTKEPPKQPKKKNMPVSISKRRPRTSKKTETEKPEASLKDPRTGCNSICSVFSSSILYRVPLTILFLFFIYLWSTSTTVISGNVVRICISSRKLNDLYCLTAGTQPGLHVPVSNFTKPVIRSEEEKSVVVLGESGERNSSNFTVGASPNVIKNETSTGERGSGLDQDSKPINEKSIDSFLVDWDSETGEERYRYINSKDEDEETALKAVDKYLKIQRSWLSTGNSRNKQASCEGKGIYVYDLPSKFNKDLLGECSDMVPWANFCSYFKNDALGESIESLGKGWFRTHQYSLEPIFHSRVLKHPCRVYDENLAKLFYVPFYGGIDVLRWHFKNVSEDIKDVLAIEVVKWLGSKQTWRKNSGKDHVFVLGKISWDFRRKNKFSWGSSLLEMEEMKNPTKLLIERNPWEVNDIAIPHPTFFHPKTDDDISNWQNKIIQKHRRSLISFAGGARPGNPDSIRSTLIDQCRSSPDQCRFLNCTSGGCDKPESVIELFQDSEFCLQPPGDSPTRKSVFDSLVAGCIPVIFDPYTAYYQYTWHLPEDHRTYSVYINKEELKAKKVNVINELMAMSLREREDMRSYIVHELLPGLVYGDPNGKFERFRDGFDITIDSLLRMISKNL; this comes from the coding sequence ATGTcttttaagaaaacatatacaaaaacgttACACACGAAAGAACCTCCAAAACaaccaaagaagaaaaacatgcCTGTCTCCATCTCAAAGAGACGACCAAGAACATCCAAAAAAACAGAAACCGAGAAACCCGAGGCATCACTTAAAGATCCTCGTACCGGCTGTAATAGCATATGTTCGGTGTTCTCTAGTTCAATTCTCTATCGTGTTCCTCTCAcgattctctttctcttctttatcTATCTTTGGTCAACTTCCACCACCGTTATCTCCGGTAACGTCGTTCGCATTTGCATCTCTTCGCGTAAGCTCAACGATCTTTACTGTCTCACCGCCGGTACTCAGCCCGGTTTACATGTACCCGTCAGTAATTTCACTAAACCGGTGATCAGaagtgaagaagaaaagagtgTTGTTGTTCTTGGTGAAAGTGGAGAAAGAAACTCATCCAACTTCACAGTCGGAGCAAGCCCCAACGTCATAAAGAATGAAACTTCCACCGGAGAAAGAGGTTCCGGTCTCGATCAAGATTCTAAACCAATAAATGAGAAGAGTATTGATTCGTTTCTTGTTGATTGGGATTCAGAGACCGGAGAAGAGCGATATCGATATATCAACTCCAAGGATGAAGACGAAGAGACTGCTCTCAAGGCCGTGGACAAGTATCTTAAAATACAAAGATCTTGGCTATCAACGGGGAACAGCCGCAATAAACAAGCATCTTGCGAAGGAAAAGGTATCTACGTTTATGATCTACCGTCTAAATTCAACAAAGACTTGTTGGGAGAATGCtcggacatggttccatgggcCAACTTTTGTAGCTACTTCAAGAACGATGCGCTCGGTGAATCTATCGAGAGTCTCGGTAAAGGTTGGTTTAGAACGCATCAGTATTCTCTTGAGCCGATCTTTCATTCTCGTGTTTTGAAGCATCCATGTAGGGTTTACGACGAGAACCTAGCCAAGCTCTTCTATGTACCCTTTTATGGTGGTATCGATGTTTTGAGATGGCATTTCAAGAACGTTTCAGAGGATATAAAGGATGTTTTAGCCATTGAGGTTGTTAAGTGGCTCGGATCGAAACAGACTTGGAGGAAAAACTCGGGGAAAGATCATGTGTTCGTTCTAGGAAAGATCTCTTGGGATTTTAGGAGGAAAAACAAGTTTTCTTGGGGCTCAAGTTTACTTGAGATGGAAGAAATGAAAAACCCTACGAAGCTTCTCATCGAACGTAATCCCTGGGAAGTCAACGACATTGCTATACCTCATCCAACGTTCTTCCACCCGAAAACCGACGATGATATCTCAAACTGGCAAAACAAGATCATCCAGAAACATCGGCGGAGCCTAATCAGCTTCGCCGGTGGAGCAAGACCCGGTAACCCTGATAGCATCCGGTCAACATTGATAGACCAATGCAGATCATCTCCAGACCAATGCCGGTTCTTGAACTGTACCAGCGGAGGGTGTGATAAACCGGAGTCGGTTATAGAGCTTTTCCAAGATTCGGAGTTTTGTCTTCAGCCACCAGGAGACAGTCCGACAAGAAAATCGGTTTTTGATTCCCTTGTAGCCGGTTGTATTCCGGTTATCTTTGATCCGTACACGGCGTATTATCAGTACACGTGGCATTTACCGGAGGATCACCGGACATACTCGGTGTATATAAACAAAGAGGAGTTGAAGGCAAAGAAAGTGAATGTGATTAATGAGTTGATGGCAATGAGTCTAAGGGAAAGAGAGGATATGAGAAGTTACATTGTTCATGAGCTTTTGCCTGGCTTAGTCTATGGTGATCCTAATGGTAAGTTTGAGAGGTTCCGAGATGGTTTTGATATTACTATTGATAGTTTGCTCCGTatgatttcaaaaaatttgtaa